GAACATGATTTTGATGTATAAACTAGTAACACTGAGGATGGCTGCAGTCAGCCTGACCTCAGACAGACAGCACAGCAGGGCCCCCTACTGCCAACTCTTATGTGCCTGCGGAAGTGACTGAACATCCTCACTCCTTCAATCAAACTACTTCATCTCATGTCCTTTCATCACAGAGGACTAAACCTAAAGCACCACTCAGCAGATCACACAAGAAAACCTGATTCACTGTGTTGTCTCTCATCTTCCTGTGGCCCGCAGCTCCAAGCTCATTCATTCTCAATGAAGAGATCTGTCACTTCTACTAAATGCTTTTGAAAGGATATTGCACACTTGTTGGGGACTGTTTTCTGCAGTGGATTCATACACACTTGGTGCTCTAGTGAATATTTACAGCAGGACATGGAATGTAACACTACAAAGCTCGTGTTCATCGTTGTGAAGGAACGTGTCACCCAGTGCGAGTGTGGCTtaagaatgtgtttttaatagtttctgATAACAATGAGTTGGGACTATAGGGCACAAAGGACACAGGACAAAGACGAAGCTTTGGTTTACTAGTTTGTTTTGGTCTTTCCATGGTGTTGGAtgacatgaaaaacacattgaatatcatcatcttctttcttttaaagtccagcatgatttttttttttaattgaaggtTTCTTTCATGAGATTAGTCTCAGTCTGTGAAGCACTTTAAGGGTTATATTGaagatgatttgattatttGCAATGTGTCAGTGAAGTCAAATCAACAATACAAGGGCATTTGTATTGGAACCAATCTAAAGATGTAATTGTAATATCTGAATGTGCACTACAGACTTTATCAGTTTAAATACATGAGTAGTTTATTCCACGTTGTTCTAAAgaagtgttcatgtttgtaaaaaaggaaaaaaaaaaaaagaagggtttAATCGGATTCATTTACAGGTATTTGAAACATGACTTAACATACCGTGGTGAGCGTTCAGAGAAATGGACCATATAATGGTCAGGTGCAGAAATCCACTCACCGTTACAGTACATGTGATCAGCTACAAGTTATTCAAGGACACACATGGATTTCACGacttttcaaaatcaaagaCTCGTTCTTTGAATTTCACAATTAAAAGAATGTAAAGGCTTTACAAGTGGTGTATGCTTCATAAAAAATGTCTTACAATGCAAGTGGAAGGAGTCGCGGTTTCAGTAGCAAACAGTTTATGGCTAACACTGGTTATTTGTCAGTCCTTTTCATGTCACCAAGCAATTCCATCAATACGTCTCTaggaatacattttgaatatgtaGCCACAGAAAATCTGTTGAGTACTTTCAAAAACGACAGTAACCAACAGTGGGGTCCAGAGGAGCGCCTGATGGCCGTGTATGAAGTCAGTGATACAACCGAACATCTCTTGACGCTTCGTCGCTACAATGCTGGACGTCCGTTCAGTTTGTCATGCATGAGTGCAATGGCTCCACCTGTGAAGTCTCTGAGAACCTGCACCGTCTCCCGCTGGAGCTGCAGCGACTCGCGCACAAACTCCTGCTGGGTCTCCGCCAGCTGCTGCACCGACTCGGACAGTAGCTCCAGGGAGCGAGACACCGTCTCCAGCAGGATGTTGGTGGCGTGCTGCTCTTGGAGGCTCAGCGATGCGTTGTGCAGCATGCTGTCCCTCGTGCTCTGCGAGGGCTGACCTGGCATCAAAAGGGCGGCCGTTGACGTTGAGGGTCCGGAGGGCGTCTGGGGTCGTCCTTGTTTCTGGATGCCGTTGTTTCCTTGATGGTCCTCTGTCGCTTTTGCTGCCTGAGTGGAAGGAGGCGCGTCCTCCGTTTGGTCATCATCCGAGTCTCCAAACGCAGCTTCAGTGTCTTGAGTCAAGGAAAAAAGGCTCATTAGTGTTTTCTCATCacaaaaacatgtcataaaAACTCAAGGACTTAATTTGTATCCAAACCCCGACATCTCACCTTCTGTGGCAGGTACTTCATACTGCAAATCAAAGGCAGGCTGTGACGAGTCCCCTGCTACGTTCAAATAACACTTTTAATGCACTTCTCCTCAGTTGTTCTAAAACTAAGGATATTCATTTCACATGTTCAACGGAAGGTGATGAACTTTTCAGTCAGGTccataagtatttggacagtgaaacagtttttgtcatttttcctcTATTCCACAATTAAATTACCTTTATTTCAATGGGTTTAAGAGAAATGTTGCATTAACCATTTAGGAATTACAGCCACTTTTGCATCGTCGCTCCCTTTTCAGAGGCTCAAAAGTAATTGTACAATAGAAATCATTTATAAGTGTaagggttgttttttaatatttggacGAAAATCTGTTGCAGTCAAAGTCTGGAACCCATGTATTTCGCCAAATGCTGGGTTTCCTGCCTTCAgatgttttgctgtttgtttgtcttcagtAACTGAGATCAGATGCTGAAGAATAACCCATTTCTTTGACTTGAGAAGATCGCAGTATGTTTTGGGTCATCTTATCAGCTCTGCAGCATttggcagaaagtgaagccCTAAACACATCAACATCAGTGTGTTATCAGTGTGTTATGAGCAGTTCCTTTCCTTCACCATACTCTGGTACAAGTTTATTTTGGTTTCCTCTGTCCAAAGAATCTTGTTccacaaggtttttttaaagatgttttctgACAATTTTCTAGTCTAATAAACAAATGTTCAATTACTTGTGAGCGTCTGAATGTGGAAGGACTATGAGTAGAAACGTCTGTAACTCCTCAAAGGTTAAACCCCTTGAATGAAACCTGAAAGTCTGCACTTTAATCACATGTTGACTGCTTCCTTTCAAATCCAGGGtggcaaaattaaaaacattgtgtcactgtcacacttGTGGACCTGTCTGCACGCAGGTCAACTTTGGTGAGGTTTAGACTTAAATGtgggtgattacattttgagtTTTGATTTAACAATTCCTCATCCGAAAACCACTCGTAAGAAAAACCTCTTTGCTACCTGACTGTGGTCCACTGGTGGTGGAAGAGGCTGGTGGGGGCATGGACATGTCCAACGCGCCGTTGGGAGAACTCTGCATTCCCATCATATCCTCCTCTtctatttcttcttcctcctctggcacATCGTCGTCGTCTCCCAGCGGGCCAAAGTCGGCCATGCTCTGGTCTTCCTCGTCCATCTCCAGGATCTGAAGCACTATCTTCTCCGTCTGATTGAGGTCTCGGGACAGACGTGAGTTGAGGCCCCTGTTGGGCACCGTCCCCGACCGCATGGCAGCCACTTTCCGCTTGGTGTCACACTTGAGGTCAGACCATTTCTTGATGACCTCGATGACTTCGCGCTGGCACTCCCCAATCTCATTGACACGTGCGGTAATCTCCGCCCATGTGCGCTTCTTCATGTCGGTGGGCACTCCGCGGTTGAATTTGCCTttgggggagagaaagaaaggtcgaaaggtcaaaaggtcaggCAAAATTCAACAGATTGCTCATCCATTCATTGTAATAGCCAGTACACCAGACTAGTTCATGTCAGAGCAGCATCTCTACttcaggaggaggacgagcagtTGAAGACACGTACCCACGACAACCATACGATGCTTCCTCACTTCGTCCAACAGGATGTGGACCTCGCTGAAGGAGAAGCGGGCTTTCCTCTTCTTGAAGCGGGTCAGACAGTCTTGGTTGTAGTAGACCGGTGAAGACATCCTCCACACACTGAGTCAGGGGGTGTCCAGCTGCTCGGAAGTCTCCTCggtgctcctccagctgcctgGCAACAGTCAACGTGTTATTGGTGGATCTGCTTCACTCGTGTGTTAGTACATGAAACGATTTAATGAACTCTGCAGCTGATCTTTGACACTGAGATGACAATCTGTGGATGAGGTGTGGGGTCACTAGTACTGATGTAAGTGTGTAAGTGTCAGGAGGGACAACAGAAGCACGGTCGACACTTGTGTGACTCGCGAAGAGAGTTAGCGAGAGGAGAACCCTGGAGGAGTGAACGAACAATGGACGATGCTAGTCATCACAACACACGCGACCGCCTGTTAGCTCGCCACAGCGGAGACCAGTCGTCGTCGCGGGCAGACGGGTCCTCCACCGACGTGGCTCCCGGAGCGTTGACTCCACTCCACATATTCACAGCAACATACGTGTAGTTATCAGTGTGCAATGTTGCTGGTCGAGCAGCTCCGACGGAGTTAGCTCCTCTCTGTTAGCTCcggctccgctccgctccgctccgacCGGGCGGACGAGGCGGCGGGTGCACGGACCCTCGCTGCTCGAGGTGCATGTGGGTGGAATGTGTGTCTGATGAGGAGGTGAACCTACCCACAGGTCAAAGAAGTTGCGATTTTGGTCCAAAAACGTGAAGATTAACTTCCTTATCGCCACGATAGCTACTGTCAAGCTAACCAGCGTGAAGCTAACGGTAGAAAATGTATCCGGTAAGCGTTGGTTAGGTGGCGGTTCGCTGGAGCAGGTAACTGACACGCTGCTGACTAACATATTACAATGACAGACATTACTATTGGATGCTTCGTTATTGTCTCAACATGCAATCGATACGACTACACAACTGCAGTCGCTCATTAAGTTGC
The sequence above is a segment of the Scophthalmus maximus strain ysfricsl-2021 chromosome 2, ASM2237912v1, whole genome shotgun sequence genome. Coding sequences within it:
- the zgc:153990 gene encoding nuclear apoptosis-inducing factor 1 isoform X1, whose protein sequence is MSSPVYYNQDCLTRFKKRKARFSFSEVHILLDEVRKHRMVVVGKFNRGVPTDMKKRTWAEITARVNEIGECQREVIEVIKKWSDLKCDTKRKVAAMRSGTVPNRGLNSRLSRDLNQTEKIVLQILEMDEEDQSMADFGPLGDDDDVPEEEEEIEEEDMMGMQSSPNGALDMSMPPPASSTTSGPQSAGDSSQPAFDLQYEVPATEDTEAAFGDSDDDQTEDAPPSTQAAKATEDHQGNNGIQKQGRPQTPSGPSTSTAALLMPGQPSQSTRDSMLHNASLSLQEQHATNILLETVSRSLELLSESVQQLAETQQEFVRESLQLQRETVQVLRDFTGGAIALMHDKLNGRPAL
- the zgc:153990 gene encoding nuclear apoptosis-inducing factor 1 isoform X3, whose protein sequence is MSSPVYYNQDCLTRFKKRKARFSFSEVHILLDEVRKHRMVVVGKFNRGVPTDMKKRTWAEITARVNEIGECQREVIEVIKKWSDLKCDTKRKVAAMRSGTVPNRGLNSRLSRDLNQTEKIVLQILEMDEEDQSMADFGPLGDDDDVPEEEEEIEEEDMMGMQSSPNGALDMSMPPPASSTTSGPQSDTEAAFGDSDDDQTEDAPPSTQAAKATEDHQGNNGIQKQGRPQTPSGPSTSTAALLMPGQPSQSTRDSMLHNASLSLQEQHATNILLETVSRSLELLSESVQQLAETQQEFVRESLQLQRETVQVLRDFTGGAIALMHDKLNGRPAL
- the zgc:153990 gene encoding nuclear apoptosis-inducing factor 1 isoform X2, whose translation is MSSPVYYNQDCLTRFKKRKARFSFSEVHILLDEVRKHRMVVVGKFNRGVPTDMKKRTWAEITARVNEIGECQREVIEVIKKWSDLKCDTKRKVAAMRSGTVPNRGLNSRLSRDLNQTEKIVLQILEMDEEDQSMADFGPLGDDDDVPEEEEEIEEEDMMGMQSSPNGALDMSMPPPASSTTSGPQSGDSSQPAFDLQYEVPATEDTEAAFGDSDDDQTEDAPPSTQAAKATEDHQGNNGIQKQGRPQTPSGPSTSTAALLMPGQPSQSTRDSMLHNASLSLQEQHATNILLETVSRSLELLSESVQQLAETQQEFVRESLQLQRETVQVLRDFTGGAIALMHDKLNGRPAL